Within Agelaius phoeniceus isolate bAgePho1 chromosome 22, bAgePho1.hap1, whole genome shotgun sequence, the genomic segment cgGAGGGACTTAGGTTTTCCGGGGGGTtcatgcagctgctggggagcgcCACTGCGGAAGCTCGGAGCGGCGGAGCGGAGCTGCTGGCTCGGTGCGGGACGGTcaccgggggcggcggggcgcggaggaggaggaggagcggggCCAGCCGAGCCTCCGCAATTCCCGGCGGGAGCGGCTGATCCCATCCGGACCGAGCGTCCGTCCTGAGGCCggctcagggctgtgggacAGCGGCACCAGGGCCCTGCACAGGCTTTCAGTCCGGAGAGAGATCCTTCATCCCGGGGGAGATCCTTCATCCCAGAGAGAATCCTTCATCCCGGGGGAGATCCTTCATCCCAGAGAGAATCCTTCATCCCGGGGGAGATCCTTCATCCCAGAGAGAATCCTTCATCCCGGGGGAGATCCTTCATCCCGGGGGAGATCCTTCATCCCGGGGGAGATCCTTCATCCCAGAGAGAAGTCCTTCATGCCGGACAGAGATCCTTCATGCTGGGGGAGATCCTTCATCCCAGAGAGAATCCTTCATCCCGGACACAGATCCTTCATCCCGGACACAGATCCTTCATCCCGGACACAGATCGGGATCCTTCACCCCGAGCCCATCTCCGCCTCCTCGTGCCTTCCTGCCAGCCCGCAGTGACCGGCTCAGCCCCCGGGTGACTTTGGGTGTCCCCAAGGACGCTGCTGGAAGCGCCGGGAGCCTTCAGTGTCCCCGCGTGGTTTGGTCGGTCACGGAGCAGTCCCAGACTCGCTCGCTGGGCTGGACGGTGCCAGCGGAGCCCGAGCCCCGCTCCCGTCCCGCTCTGTCCCGTCCGGGCTGGAGCCCGAGCGCTGCCCGGGTGCTGCGGGTGCGGTGGCCCCGAGCCCGCTCCGCTCTCCGCCGAGGCTCGCAGGGGCCACGCCAGGGCTGCCCCGTGTGAGTCacagtcccagcagtgtcccaggggCTGGGGTCCCCTCCCGGGGGCCGCGGGGCTCAGGCGGGGAAGGGGCCCTGCCCCAGAACCTGCTGCCTTCAGGGGAGAGGCGGCCCAGAccgggctgggggtgctggcagcagattCCTCTATGAACGCCCCCAAACCTGGCAAGATCCTCCAGGGACCCCAGACTCTGAGGGCTCTCCCGGTCCCAGGGAGGTTCCCAGAACCTGCTGGGTCCCCCAGCCTCATTGTGTGCCCCCCGTCTGTCCCCCCACTACACACCCCGGACCCTGACCCTGCAGGGTCCTTCGAGCACCACAGCCCTCAGGGGTGCTCTCCCCACCAAACCCCTCAGGGCACCCCAAGGTCCCCAGACCCTGCTGGGTCCCCTGGAGTCCCCTAATACCACAAGGTCCCCTATGgaaccccaaataccccaaagtCTCCCCCCATCAGACCCCTTGGGCCACTGTTGGGGTCCCCAGACCCTGCTGGGTACCCCCACCCCACAGAGTCCCCAGGACCCTGCAGGATCTCCCTGGCACCCTCAAGGATGCTTAAGCCCTTCCAGCCCACTGGGTCCCATCCCAGTGGACCTCTCAGACCTCCCCCACCCTGCAGGATccctctgggacccccaaatccatTGGGTTCCAGCCCATCGGattccccagcccctgctgggttCCCCCACCCCACAGGGTCCCCTGGACCCTTCACACTCTGCAGAATTCAACTGtaacccccaaacccaccagTTCCAAACCCATCAGACTCCTCTGAAGTACCCCAGACCCCACTGGGTTGCCCCACACCAGGTGGGTCCCCCAGATCCTGCAGGGTCCCCGAGGCCACTCACACTCACCAAGGTGCCCCCGACCCCAGGTCTCCCAAGCCCACCAGATTCCCCAGGACTCCCTGAAGGACCCCAGCCCCTACTGGACCcccccacagccctggctcccacAGTTCCTCCAGTGAGCCCAACAAGGTGTCCCTTCACTTTcagagcccccaaaccccctggcTCCCCACGGATCAAACCCCCtcaaccaccccaaaccccccctagCTCCCCAAACCTCCCGCGTCCCCACCATTTAcccttcccaaaaccctctgaagGACCGGATCCCCCCACCACGGGCTCCCCCAGATCCTGCGGGGTCCCCCACACCCACCAAGGCGTCCCCCACTTCCAGagccccccgtgtccccacccACCGACCCCCCGGGTCCCGCCGGTCCCCGGGCGCCCCGCAGCCCCTGGGCCGCGCTAGGCGGAGCCGCGGCTGGCGGCGGGCAGGCGGCGCACGGGGGTgccggcggcggccccgcggcTCCGTGCGGGGGCCCAGGGCACGCAGCTGCGGAGGGCGCGGGCGGCGGCGAGCAGCGCtccgggccggggccgcgggcggcggcgcAGCCCCTTCTGCAGCCGCTGGCTCTGCGCGGCCAGGGCGAGCTGCGCCTGGGCCACGCCGGCCCCGAGGCGGCCCAGGGTCTCGGCGCGGGCGGCCAGGCGCAGCTCGGCGTGCAGCAGCGCGCAGTGCACCTGCCGCACCCGCCCCTCCAGCtcggccgccgcccgccgccgcccctcgGCCGCCACcagccgccgccgcgccgccgccagCTCCACCGCGCCCGGGCCGCCGCTCTTGCCgtcgctgccgccgccgccgccggggccgccgcggGACGGGCGCTGCGCGTCGCCGCCGGAGGGGCTCGGAGGTGCCGGTACCGCCGCCGCTGCAGCCATgggagcgggagcggcggcggagGATGCGGCGGGGATATATAGCCCGGGGGCGgcgccggcggcggcggctcggCCCCGGCGGGGGCGGCTCCGGCACGGGCTCCGCACCGGCACGGGGGAAGGGGGTGGGGGACACGCGAGCCCGGACCGGCACGGCGCAGCCCGGGGCTCGGTACCGGCAGGCGCTGCACCGGCACCGGGCTCGGCGCGGCTCCGGGGCGGGATCGCTACGGGCTCGGTGCTACACCGGGCTCGGTACGGCACCGGTGCCGGCATCGATGGGCCCCGGGCTCGGcgcggcaccggcaccggtaCCGGACCGCTATGGGCTCGGTGCTACACCGGGCTCGGCCCGGCAGCGGTGCCGGCATTGATGGGTCCCGGGCTCGGTACGGTACAGCCCTGGCCCGGTATGGCACCGCCAGGGGTCTGGGCTCGGTACCAGTCCCGGGCACCGGGCTCGGTACAGCTCGGTACGGCACCGGGCCGGGGGCGTTACCGGAGCTGGAAAAGTGCCCTCCCTTGGAGGGAAATGCGGAGCTGGGGCCGGTGGGAGCGCTGAGAAGGGCACCGCGGgggcactggggctctgggaggggctgggccgggctgtcCCGGGCACCGGCGCGTCCTTGGATGTGCGGCTGTCACAGCAAGGTCGCTGCCACCGTCATCGTCGTTTACACGGTGTTAATAAAGCTGGGAGTGGGCTGGCGGGgcagggggctgcagcaggaggtgccactgccaccccgctccccccagagctggattttggggttcctccTGTTGGAATGTCATCCGCGGCGGCTGCATCTGCGTGTAGCTGCGTGGGCCTCACATCGGAGCAGCAGAGATGACAGAAACCAGGTGTCAAGGTTTCATCCCACCCCCAGACTGGAATAAAAGCCTAAGCCAAAAACAAAACCGAGCCTAAATCTGTTTCAGGCAGAACCACATCCAGGCCTTCAGTGGTTGTCGCCCACGGGGCTGGTgacatttttgctttctttacctTAGGAGGAATAAAAACCTCATCTCTTGTGCTTTGCATCacactcctgctcctgccaggctgccacACGTCTGCCAGGCACCGGAGCAGCGTcagcggctgctgctgcgtCACTGCTCGGCCCCCGCGGCCGGCCcgtcccatcccaccccatcccgtcccatcccaaCCCCCGGCTGCCGCGCATCCCCCGCCCGCCTCGGAGCACGGCCCCAGCGCCCCCCGAGCTCCTCAGGGGTCGGATCCTGCCCCATCCGGCTCTCCGGGCTGGGGGGAGGCCGGAGGCTGGGCTGAGCCTTCATCTATCCGATAGAAATGCTGCTCGAAATGGGGTGTGGAAGTTGAGGGGTGCCCAAAAAACTGTGGGGACACGCAGGAATTAAAACCAAGAGAGCGTCCTCctgtctcatttttttttctctgatctGGTGGAACTGGACCCTCAAGGGTCCCCCCAAGAGGGGAAAGGGCCGGGGTGGGTCCTGCCCTGAGCTTCCCGCATTCCCCAGAATGAAAGCCTGGAATGGCAGAGGTTGGAGAGAGCTCAGGAGGCGCCTGCTCCGTCACTGCCTGCTCAGAAATAATCGCTTTTTTGGGTCACCCCCCACGTCTGCGCTGCTCGACgccttcccagctccaggccctgctccagggTGAGAGAAGGACACGGAAAGGGGCAGCAACTGTGCCTGGACATGAGGTCCAGGAGGTGAGCTGGGGACACCGGGCAGTGAGGctgagcccccagagcagcctttgTGTCTCCAGGCTGGCCCAGCGCATCCCAGCAGCGAGCAGACAGGGGCCGGGAAAGGCAAATCGcagaaaaagacaagaaatgtccctgccctgaggcCAGGCACAGCCCgagtccccaaacccctccgGCACTGCAGGATTCCTGCTCGGGCTGGTGAGCTATTAATCATTTAGCCGAGGAGGCTGCAATTAGCAACGCTCAGAATAAACCTCGGTGATACAAAAACCCGGTGGGAGCTTTGTTCTCCCTTCGTTCTCCCTTCCCTGACAGCGCTGCTCTGCCgaggcactgggatgggacaCCGGGAGAGGACACCGGGATGGGACACCGAGACGGGACAGCAGGaagggacacggggacgggaCAGGACACCGGGACAGACACCAGAAcgggacactgggatgggacACTGGGACGGACACCGGGACACGACCCCGCCCTGCGTCCTGCAGCCAGCGCAGCCCCCGGCATTGCCCCGGGACACGGGGATTAGGGATGCAGGAGGACGGAGCCGAGGGATGAGCAGCGGCCTCATCTCCAGTCCCCGCAGAGCCCCGCGCTGGGATGTGCTCCAGAAAAGCCAAGCCTCGTTACAGGCAGCAATAATTAACGTCGGTGCCCTCCCTCTCAGCCGCTCcccaggtttttttcctgggtgTCCCAGttaccagggcaggagggactCAGGCGCTGCTCTTTCATCCTGGCAGGTTTAGGGAAGGAATCGTGCATCAGGATTTCAGGTTTAAGCCCCAAGACTGCTGGGCTGACCCAGCTCCCTGTCCCACCATCCTTTTGGAATCCAGCAGCAGACTCAGTGCCCCGCTGCCATTCCACTgggctccctgcctgctgccctccGAACCTCCGGGGCAGGTTCCGACCCCAGGAGTGAATCACCAGCTCTTTGGGATAGGGACACCTCGGGACAGGGATCCTCGGGGGTGGGAACACTCGGGGAGGCGATCGGGCCGGCAGGGATCCCCGGCACCGGACCCTGGCACCGCGGGGCTTTGGGGCACGCACCTTTGGGGGCCGGGGTTTGTACTGGGGTTTGTGCCAGGTTTGTACCTGGGTTTGTGCCGGGGTTTGTGCCCAGGTTTGTAGTGGGGTTTGTTCTGGGTTTGTGCCCGGTTTTTTGCCGGGTTTGTGCCCGGTTTTTTGCCGGGTTTGTTACCCGAGTTTATACCGGATTTGTGCCCGGCTTTGTACCGGCTTTGTTCCCGGTTTGCTTGGGTTCGTGCCCGACCCCGGAGCAGCTTCGCCCGCCGCGCTCTGCTGTCCCTCGGCGCGGCCCGTCCGGGTCACGTGGCGCACCTGGCCCAGGTGAGGCGGGGCCGGACGCGCTCCCGGCTC encodes:
- the TRNP1 gene encoding TMF-regulated nuclear protein 1, with protein sequence MPAPVPYRARCSTEPVAIPPRSRAEPGAGAAPAGTEPRAAPCRSGLACPPPPSPVPVRSPCRSRPRRGRAAAAGAAPGLYIPAASSAAAPAPMAAAAAVPAPPSPSGGDAQRPSRGGPGGGGGSDGKSGGPGAVELAAARRRLVAAEGRRRAAAELEGRVRQVHCALLHAELRLAARAETLGRLGAGVAQAQLALAAQSQRLQKGLRRRPRPRPGALLAAARALRSCVPWAPARSRGAAAGTPVRRLPAASRGSA